DNA sequence from the Sulfurimonas sp. HSL3-7 genome:
GATTGCTTTCGTCGATGAAAAATTAAATTAGAGGGTATAAAATGATAAAAGCAGGTGTGTACGGAGCCAGCGGACGCGTTGGTCGTCTTCTCATTGAGGATCTTGCCAAAACAGAGGGGATTGAACTTAGTGTCATTTATATCCGTAAAGAACTTAACTTTCCGCTGCAGGAGGGGATAACGGTTACGAATGATCTGGCAACATTTTTACAACATTGTGACATTGTTATCGATTTTTCATTGCCGGAAGCGGCTCAGCTGCTTTTTGAAGAGGCTCTGAAATGCCCAAGACCGATCGTATCGGGGACAACAGGCTTCGATGAACACCAGCTTAACCTTCTTAAAACGGTGAGTGAACAGATGCCGGTACTGCATGCGACCAATATGTCACTGGGCGTGGCGATGTTGAGCAAACTGGTCAATACGGCGGCAAAGACGCTTGAAGGTTTTGATATCGAAGTCGTTGAGATGCATCACCGTCACAAAAAAGACGCACCAAGCGGGACGGCTTTGACCCTGGCAGAATCTGCAGCTGCAGGCCGCGGACTGGACCTTGACAGAGTCCGTGTCAGCGGACGTAACGGCAATATCGGTGAACGTTCCGAAGACGAGATCGCAGTGATGGCGCTGCGCGGCGGTGACATTGTCGGCCGCCATACGGTCGGATTTTATAACGACGGTGAGTTTATTGAACTCAACCACACGGCTACCAGTCGCAACACCTTTTCAAAAGGGGCGATACGCGCGGCACAATGGCTGGCCGATAAAGAGAGCGGGCTTTACAGTATCGCAGACTGTCTGGAAATTTAAAGAGGAAAATCTATGCGTGAAAATTTGAACGAAAAGTGTGCCGTTGTCGGTATCTTTAATCATGAAGAGGCATCTAAACTGGCCTATTTTTCTTTACATGCCCTGCAACACCGGGGCCAGGAGGCTGCCGGAATCAGTTCCGGTGACGGCGAGCGTCTGCACACGATCAAGGACCGCGGTCTGGTCACTCAGGTCTTCGATGAGCAGAAACTTGGGACGCTTAAAGGGCATATGGCCATCGGGCATACGCGTTATTCGACAGCCGGGGACGACTCTATTTTGGACGCACAGCCTGTGCACGCCAATTATGATCTCGGTCAGCTCTCCATCGTGCACAACGGTAACCTGACCAACCATCAAGAGGTACGTCGGGAGTTGATCAAAAAAGGCGCGATCTTCCAGAGCTCCATGGACACCGAGAACCTGATCCACCTGATCGCCAAGAGTGATCAAGGAAAGCTGAAAGACCGTATCGTCGATGCAGTTAAAAAGATCGAAGGGGCCTACTCCCTGGTATTCCTGAGCCGTTCCAAGATGTTTGCAATGCGTGACCGTTTCGGTTTCCGTCCGCTCAGTCTCGGCCGTATCGGCGACGGTTACGTCGTCGCTTCGGAAACCTGTGCCTTTGACCTGATCGGGGCGGAGTACATCCGTGAAGTCGAACCGGGTGAATTGCTGATCTTTGAAAAAGGGAAGGCCATTCAATCCATCAAGGTCTATGAACCGACGCCGAAACACTGTATCTTCGAATATGTCTATTTCGCACGTCCCGATTCCCAGGTCTATGGACAGAATGTCTATCAGAAACGTAAAAACATGGGTATCGAACTGGCCAAAGAACAGCCGGTCGAAGCGGACATGGTCGTACC
Encoded proteins:
- the dapB gene encoding 4-hydroxy-tetrahydrodipicolinate reductase, which translates into the protein MIKAGVYGASGRVGRLLIEDLAKTEGIELSVIYIRKELNFPLQEGITVTNDLATFLQHCDIVIDFSLPEAAQLLFEEALKCPRPIVSGTTGFDEHQLNLLKTVSEQMPVLHATNMSLGVAMLSKLVNTAAKTLEGFDIEVVEMHHRHKKDAPSGTALTLAESAAAGRGLDLDRVRVSGRNGNIGERSEDEIAVMALRGGDIVGRHTVGFYNDGEFIELNHTATSRNTFSKGAIRAAQWLADKESGLYSIADCLEI
- the purF gene encoding amidophosphoribosyltransferase encodes the protein MRENLNEKCAVVGIFNHEEASKLAYFSLHALQHRGQEAAGISSGDGERLHTIKDRGLVTQVFDEQKLGTLKGHMAIGHTRYSTAGDDSILDAQPVHANYDLGQLSIVHNGNLTNHQEVRRELIKKGAIFQSSMDTENLIHLIAKSDQGKLKDRIVDAVKKIEGAYSLVFLSRSKMFAMRDRFGFRPLSLGRIGDGYVVASETCAFDLIGAEYIREVEPGELLIFEKGKAIQSIKVYEPTPKHCIFEYVYFARPDSQVYGQNVYQKRKNMGIELAKEQPVEADMVVPVPDGGVPAAIGYSQQSGIPYEMGIMRNHYIGRTFIEPTQEMRDLKVKMKLSPITNLIKGKRIIVIDDSIVRGTTSRRIIRMLKEAGAAEVHMRISSPPTTDPCFYGVDTPDKDKLIAANMNTQEICDYIEADSLAYLSNEALMRSVNSEDDSYCTACFTGEYIV